A window of Aeromicrobium sp. Root236 contains these coding sequences:
- a CDS encoding DUF4328 domain-containing protein → MSAAIIVAAVFAAREVVEAGLSWPAQDHMAVVANTDATNVFVTLYDLVNLLWLPTLIGAYVVTCRWLYRVRVNAEILNPDVHYGRRRWWVWAGWVVPFVNLGMPYEIVRDASKDPHNKPTAPRINAWWTCLLLAFFIDCLGVSAISIQADAAVDEAYADLGLVQTANAVLYVVALVLWIRIIRRIDRLQNELMVAAR, encoded by the coding sequence ATGTCCGCGGCGATCATCGTGGCCGCTGTGTTCGCGGCTCGCGAAGTCGTCGAGGCGGGACTGTCGTGGCCCGCGCAGGACCACATGGCCGTGGTGGCCAACACCGACGCCACAAACGTCTTCGTGACCCTGTACGACCTCGTGAACCTGTTGTGGCTGCCGACGCTGATCGGCGCCTACGTCGTCACGTGCCGATGGCTGTACCGCGTGCGCGTCAACGCCGAGATTCTCAACCCGGACGTGCACTATGGACGCCGACGTTGGTGGGTGTGGGCCGGATGGGTCGTCCCGTTCGTGAACCTCGGCATGCCGTACGAGATCGTTCGCGACGCCTCGAAGGACCCGCACAACAAGCCCACAGCGCCTCGGATCAACGCGTGGTGGACCTGCCTGCTGCTTGCGTTCTTCATCGACTGCCTCGGCGTCTCCGCCATCTCGATCCAGGCAGACGCGGCCGTGGACGAGGCGTACGCGGACCTGGGACTCGTCCAGACTGCCAACGCTGTCCTCTATGTCGTCGCCCTCGTGCTGTGGATCCGGATCATCCGCCGCATCGACCGGTTGCAGAACGAGCTCATGGTCGCTGCTCGCTGA
- a CDS encoding DUF1800 domain-containing protein, translated as MSTRASAAVTPVVLPSKWQHIGNRFSFGVNESLAASIRSAGSSDAWLRSQFDWGKITDTRSGAVISWFPRLTDSPSAAWARVKADERSSWDYGFDFACYSMARKILSRRQVHEVMVDFWSNLLYIPMGEDRSFPWRYSYDTVIRSRALSTYRNLLRGTIVHPAMSGWLNNSSNTKSGINENLGRELLELYTVGRPSGYDEDDVKNSARLLTGFSVRVFDDFAASYSTANHYRGRVRILGFTHANSSSDGRPAVNAYLDYLARHPATARRIARRLCVRFVSDTPSSSLVSAVANTYLKSDTDIRATLWTLVKHPEFVAAQRKKVRTPVEDVVNAARVLGMAPTGSSDAESFAQKVIWMCNNMGQNPYTWPRPDGFPETSSTWTSPARVLRSWDMHYNLAGNWWGSREVAIPAKLDQLPTQWPCTLGQLVDHQSRMLLGRTASLPLRAAVASALNLPETYVVTSAAKVTEWGWVVIRGAVLNTPEGMLR; from the coding sequence GTGAGCACACGCGCGTCTGCGGCCGTGACGCCTGTCGTGCTGCCGTCGAAGTGGCAGCACATCGGCAACCGGTTCAGCTTCGGGGTCAACGAGTCCCTGGCGGCCAGCATTCGGTCGGCGGGCTCCTCCGACGCGTGGCTGCGCAGCCAGTTCGACTGGGGCAAGATCACCGACACCAGGTCGGGCGCGGTGATCTCCTGGTTCCCCCGGCTCACGGACTCGCCGTCAGCAGCCTGGGCGCGGGTCAAGGCCGACGAGCGCTCCTCGTGGGACTACGGCTTCGACTTCGCCTGCTACTCGATGGCCCGCAAGATCCTGAGCCGGCGCCAGGTGCACGAGGTCATGGTCGACTTCTGGTCCAACCTGCTCTACATCCCGATGGGCGAGGACCGCTCGTTCCCGTGGCGCTACTCGTACGACACCGTGATCCGGTCGCGGGCGCTCAGCACGTACCGGAACCTGCTGCGCGGGACGATCGTGCACCCGGCGATGTCGGGCTGGCTCAACAACAGCTCCAACACCAAGTCGGGGATCAACGAGAACCTGGGGCGTGAGCTGCTCGAGCTCTACACCGTCGGCCGGCCGTCGGGGTACGACGAGGACGACGTCAAGAACTCGGCCCGGCTGCTGACGGGGTTCTCCGTGCGGGTGTTCGACGACTTCGCGGCGTCGTACTCGACGGCGAACCACTACCGGGGCCGGGTCCGCATCCTTGGGTTCACGCACGCCAACTCCTCGTCGGACGGCCGGCCGGCGGTCAACGCGTACCTCGACTACCTGGCCCGCCACCCGGCGACGGCCAGGCGGATCGCCCGCCGGCTCTGCGTGCGGTTCGTGTCCGACACCCCGTCGAGCAGCCTCGTGAGCGCGGTCGCCAACACGTACCTGAAGTCGGACACCGACATCCGCGCGACGCTCTGGACGCTCGTCAAGCATCCCGAGTTCGTCGCCGCCCAGCGCAAGAAGGTGCGCACGCCGGTCGAGGACGTCGTCAACGCCGCGCGCGTGCTCGGCATGGCTCCGACCGGCTCGTCGGACGCCGAGTCGTTCGCGCAGAAGGTCATCTGGATGTGCAACAACATGGGCCAGAACCCGTACACGTGGCCGCGGCCCGACGGGTTCCCGGAGACGTCGTCGACGTGGACGTCGCCCGCACGCGTGCTGCGCTCGTGGGACATGCACTACAACCTCGCCGGCAACTGGTGGGGCTCGCGCGAGGTCGCGATCCCGGCGAAGCTCGACCAGCTGCCGACGCAGTGGCCGTGCACGCTCGGGCAGCTCGTCGACCATCAGTCGCGCATGCTGCTCGGGCGTACGGCGTCCCTCCCGCTGCGCGCGGCCGTGGCCTCGGCGCTCAACCTGCCCGAGACGTACGTCGTCACGTCGGCGGCCAAGGTCACCGAGTGGGGCTGGGTCGTCATCCGCGGCGCGGTCCTCAACACGCCTGAAGGGATGCTGCGATGA
- a CDS encoding LacI family DNA-binding transcriptional regulator has product MTPTSPGGPRVPRMADVAQRAGVSHQTVSRVINGMPGVRPETRDRVLKAAEELRYRRNLAARLLASSRSRTVGVVTWGTEQFGPANVLLALEAAARESEYRLATVNVESMSREAFRAAVTDLQERIVEAMVVIVPHETILREAHSLDLDIPTVVVEGDMSRTPLTAGFDNFEGGRLATRHLLDLGHETVIHLSGPNGWAEAHARRDGWRAELESRKRRIPPLRWGGDWSAASGYRTGLSLARERDVTAVFAGNDQMALGLLRAMREAGRRVPEDVSVIGFDDLPEAGYFLPPLTTMRQDFPALGQRVMEVLSRVLDGEEQPTVDLVPTTLVVRESTAPPPAR; this is encoded by the coding sequence ATGACCCCGACGTCCCCAGGCGGCCCACGGGTCCCGCGCATGGCGGACGTCGCACAGCGGGCCGGCGTCTCCCACCAGACCGTCTCCAGGGTCATCAACGGGATGCCGGGCGTACGTCCCGAGACCCGCGACCGGGTGCTCAAGGCCGCCGAGGAACTGCGCTACCGGCGCAACCTGGCCGCCCGTCTGTTGGCCTCCAGCCGTTCGCGAACCGTCGGCGTGGTGACGTGGGGCACCGAGCAGTTCGGCCCGGCCAACGTCCTGCTGGCGCTCGAAGCGGCAGCCCGCGAGTCCGAGTACCGGCTCGCCACGGTCAACGTCGAGTCGATGTCGCGCGAGGCGTTCCGCGCCGCGGTCACCGACCTGCAGGAGCGCATCGTCGAGGCGATGGTCGTCATCGTCCCCCACGAGACGATCCTCCGGGAGGCGCACTCCCTCGACCTCGACATCCCGACCGTGGTGGTCGAGGGCGACATGTCCCGTACGCCGCTGACCGCCGGGTTCGACAACTTCGAGGGCGGCCGGCTCGCGACCCGCCACCTGCTCGACCTCGGGCACGAGACCGTGATCCACCTGTCCGGACCCAACGGCTGGGCCGAGGCGCACGCCCGGCGCGACGGCTGGCGCGCCGAGCTCGAGAGCCGGAAGCGCCGCATCCCGCCACTGCGCTGGGGCGGTGACTGGAGTGCTGCGAGCGGCTACCGCACGGGGCTGTCCCTGGCCCGCGAGCGCGACGTCACGGCGGTCTTCGCCGGCAACGACCAGATGGCCTTGGGCCTGCTGCGCGCGATGCGGGAGGCCGGCCGCCGGGTGCCGGAGGACGTCAGCGTCATCGGCTTCGACGACCTGCCCGAGGCGGGCTACTTCCTGCCGCCGCTGACGACCATGCGGCAGGACTTCCCGGCCCTCGGGCAAAGGGTCATGGAGGTGCTGTCGCGTGTCCTCGACGGCGAGGAGCAGCCGACCGTCGACCTCGTGCCGACCACCCTCGTGGTCCGCGAGTCCACCGCTCCACCGCCGGCTCGATAG
- a CDS encoding DUF1501 domain-containing protein, which translates to MNPVDDCGCGDYDVSRRSLLKAAGLASMAGVATSMFGDVLTSTVFGASNANVLVVISLRGGADGLSMMVPHAEEAYYSSRPTTAIAKNKLLYADSTFGLHPSFTALGPMWLLGQVAGIHAVGLPAPNRSHFDAMETLEDADPGSSARIGWINRMVSGLAESPDVFDAMQIGDTITPTSLVGPAPTIATQAFSDLAMPFSKDPVMSQRVSDSLRAQYAARGGLIGEAGLGAITLAGRAAAISGSVNDGPLAGVIYPKYSELGAALKSTAGLIRANVGVKAVAVDAGGWDHHVDLGYRVNDTVKDLALCLAAFFLDLGLDAGRVTVVTLSEFGRRLKENGSHGVDHGYGNAVFALGAGVNGGFYSRWPGLSAGTQVDGDLAVTTDYRSVLTEILRARFPALDTSKVFPGISYAPLGFMH; encoded by the coding sequence ATGAACCCCGTCGACGACTGCGGGTGCGGCGACTACGACGTCAGCCGTCGTTCGCTGCTCAAGGCCGCTGGACTGGCGTCGATGGCGGGCGTGGCGACCTCGATGTTTGGGGACGTGCTGACCTCGACGGTCTTCGGCGCGTCCAACGCCAACGTGCTCGTGGTGATCTCCCTGCGGGGTGGTGCCGACGGACTCTCGATGATGGTGCCGCACGCCGAGGAGGCCTACTACTCCTCGCGGCCGACGACGGCGATCGCCAAGAACAAGCTGCTCTACGCCGACTCCACGTTCGGGCTGCACCCGTCGTTCACGGCGCTGGGCCCGATGTGGCTGCTCGGGCAGGTTGCCGGTATCCACGCCGTCGGCCTGCCGGCGCCCAACCGGAGCCACTTCGACGCGATGGAGACCCTCGAGGACGCCGACCCCGGCAGCTCGGCGCGCATCGGCTGGATCAACCGGATGGTGTCGGGCCTCGCCGAGTCGCCCGACGTGTTCGACGCGATGCAGATCGGCGACACGATCACCCCGACCTCGCTCGTCGGGCCGGCGCCGACGATCGCGACCCAGGCGTTCTCGGACCTGGCGATGCCGTTCTCGAAGGACCCCGTGATGAGCCAGCGGGTCTCCGACAGCCTGCGTGCCCAGTACGCCGCCAGGGGCGGGCTGATCGGCGAGGCCGGCCTCGGCGCGATCACGCTCGCAGGGCGCGCCGCCGCGATCTCGGGCTCGGTCAACGACGGCCCACTCGCCGGGGTCATCTACCCGAAGTACTCCGAGCTCGGCGCGGCCCTCAAGTCGACGGCGGGCCTGATCCGCGCGAACGTCGGGGTCAAGGCGGTCGCCGTCGACGCGGGCGGCTGGGACCACCACGTCGACCTCGGCTACCGGGTCAACGACACGGTCAAGGACCTGGCACTCTGCCTCGCGGCGTTCTTCCTCGACCTCGGACTGGACGCGGGCCGGGTCACGGTCGTCACCCTGAGCGAGTTCGGCCGGCGGCTCAAGGAGAACGGGTCGCACGGCGTCGACCACGGCTACGGCAACGCCGTGTTCGCGCTCGGTGCTGGCGTGAACGGCGGCTTCTACTCGCGCTGGCCCGGGCTCTCGGCCGGCACCCAGGTCGACGGCGACCTCGCGGTGACGACCGACTACCGCAGTGTCCTGACGGAGATCCTGCGAGCCAGGTTCCCGGCCCTCGACACCAGCAAGGTGTTCCCGGGGATCTCGTACGCCCCGCTGGGCTTCATGCACTGA